The proteins below come from a single Streptococcus canis genomic window:
- the rnc gene encoding ribonuclease III: MKKLEELLAASFNIYFEDHTLLETAFTHTSYANEHRLLNISHNERLEFLGDAVLQLIISEYLFAKYPKKTEGDMSKLRSMIVREESLAGFSRFCSFDTYIKLGKGEEKSGGRNRDTILGDLFEAFLGALLLDKGVDEVRRFLKQVMIPQVEKGNFEKVKDYKTCLQELLQAKGDVVIDYQVVSEKGPAHAKQFEVAVVVNEAILSKGLGKSKKIAEQDAAKNALTQLSEV, from the coding sequence ATGAAAAAACTTGAAGAGTTACTGGCAGCGTCTTTTAATATCTATTTTGAAGACCACACCTTATTAGAAACGGCCTTTACCCACACATCTTATGCCAATGAGCACCGCCTCCTAAACATTTCACATAATGAACGTTTGGAATTTTTAGGAGACGCTGTTCTGCAATTAATCATCTCAGAATATTTATTTGCTAAGTATCCTAAAAAAACAGAAGGTGACATGTCCAAGCTACGTTCCATGATTGTTCGTGAAGAAAGTTTGGCTGGTTTTTCACGTTTTTGTTCCTTTGATACCTATATCAAGCTCGGCAAGGGCGAAGAAAAATCGGGTGGTCGTAACCGTGATACTATTTTAGGAGACTTGTTTGAAGCCTTTTTAGGTGCTCTTCTCTTGGATAAAGGGGTTGATGAAGTTCGTCGTTTCTTGAAACAGGTCATGATTCCTCAAGTTGAGAAAGGGAACTTTGAAAAAGTTAAAGATTACAAAACCTGTCTGCAAGAACTCTTGCAAGCAAAAGGGGATGTGGTCATTGATTACCAAGTGGTTAGTGAAAAAGGCCCTGCTCACGCCAAACAATTTGAGGTAGCGGTAGTTGTCAATGAAGCTATTCTTAGTAAGGGGCTCGGCAAGTCCAAAAAAATAGCAGAGCAAGATGCTGCTAAAAATGCCCTAACCCAATTAAGTGAGGTCTAA
- the smc gene encoding chromosome segregation protein SMC produces MFLKEIEMQGFKSFADKTRIEFDKGVTAVVGPNGSGKSNITESLRWALGESSAKSLRGGKMPDVIFAGTENRSPLNYAQVAVTLDNSDHFIKNAKEDIRIERHIYRNGDSDYLIDGRKVRLRDIHDLFMDTGLGRDSFSIISQGRVEEIFNSKPEERRAIFEEAAGVLKYKIRKKETQTKLNQTQDNLDRLDDIIYELDNQLIPLEKQAKVAKEFLALDANRKQLQLDIIVTDIGLDQAKQAEDTQSLDMLKQDLASYYAKRQTMEADYQKFKQKRQALGQESDQTQADLLELTKLISDLEKQIELVKLESSQKAEKKAEAKQRLEQLQHQLTSLKAEESQRAEHLLDLDQELSNLKERLDGLSQELDRFSSDPDQLIETLREAFVGLMQEEAELSNQLTALKAQLDKENQIRQKQAQEYQTLIAKTESLSQACQEAQEHYKSQSKQVSDLLQSYQASEKAISQLESDYQAEQGRMFELLDQKKAKEARKASLEAIQKSHSQFYAGVRAVLQAAKQLGGILGAVSEHLSFDANYQTALDIALGAGSQHIIVADEAAAKRAIAYLRKNRQGRATFLPLTTIKARSLSENHQHQLATCDGYLGTAESLVRYEKSLAAIVQNLLGSTAIFETIDQANHAARLLGYKVRIVTLDGTELRPGGSFSGGANRQTNTTFIKPELEQVDRDLGQLAEQLKAAEQDVAALQSNLRLKKEEQAQLKQAGEQARLAEQKAQMAYQQLQEKQEDSQALLVALGQNQANGSDQSLLADQIRIEETLVVIAQKKADLTHDINDIKENKDLIKQKTDHLNQALSQTRLEERDLLNEKKFEQANQNRLSAQLQQCQQDITNLEGFLTSHVSQDNIQQLPHWQEQLEEALARQSKSQERLVQLRFEMEDYEARLEELAEQMTKESEKNEAFIRRQTQLEAHLEQVTNRLRTYARSLSEDFQMTLEEARLAANTIDQLASAREELQSLQKATRALGPINSDAIAQYEEVYERLTFLNSQKADLMKAKNLLLETISSMDSEVKARFKVTFEAIRESFKETFTQMFGGGSADLMLTETDLLFAGVEISVQPPGKKIQSLNLMSGGEKALSALALLFAIIRVKTIPFVILDEVEAALDEANVKRFGDYLNRFDKASQFIVVTHRKGTMAAADSIYGITMQESGVSKIVSVKLKDSQDLAYLS; encoded by the coding sequence ATGTTTTTAAAAGAAATTGAAATGCAGGGCTTCAAGTCCTTTGCAGACAAGACTAGAATTGAGTTTGATAAAGGCGTAACAGCGGTTGTTGGTCCAAATGGATCAGGAAAAAGTAATATTACAGAAAGTTTGCGTTGGGCCCTTGGTGAATCGAGTGCCAAAAGCCTCCGTGGAGGCAAAATGCCTGATGTTATTTTTGCTGGAACAGAAAATCGTAGCCCTTTAAACTATGCGCAGGTAGCAGTGACTCTGGACAATTCAGATCACTTCATTAAAAATGCCAAAGAAGACATCCGTATTGAAAGGCATATTTATCGAAATGGAGATAGCGATTACTTAATTGATGGTCGCAAGGTAAGGCTTCGTGATATTCATGATTTATTTATGGATACAGGGCTTGGCCGTGATTCCTTTTCTATTATTTCTCAAGGTCGTGTTGAGGAAATCTTTAACAGTAAGCCCGAGGAACGGCGGGCTATTTTCGAGGAAGCTGCTGGCGTTTTAAAATACAAAATCCGTAAAAAAGAAACTCAAACTAAACTGAATCAAACACAGGATAATTTAGATCGTCTTGATGATATTATCTATGAATTGGATAATCAGTTGATTCCGCTTGAAAAACAAGCTAAGGTAGCCAAAGAATTTTTAGCACTGGATGCTAATCGCAAGCAGTTACAACTTGATATTATTGTAACGGATATTGGTCTTGACCAAGCTAAGCAGGCTGAAGATACTCAGTCACTAGACATGCTGAAACAAGACTTGGCTTCTTATTATGCAAAACGTCAGACTATGGAAGCAGACTATCAGAAGTTCAAGCAAAAGCGCCAAGCTCTTGGTCAGGAATCAGATCAGACCCAAGCAGATCTCCTAGAGTTGACCAAATTAATCTCAGATCTGGAAAAACAAATTGAGTTGGTCAAATTAGAAAGTAGTCAAAAAGCAGAGAAAAAAGCTGAAGCTAAGCAGCGTCTTGAGCAGTTGCAGCATCAGTTGACCAGTTTGAAGGCAGAAGAAAGTCAGCGTGCGGAGCATTTGTTGGACCTTGACCAAGAATTGAGCAACTTGAAGGAAAGATTAGACGGCTTAAGTCAAGAATTGGACCGTTTTTCCAGTGATCCAGACCAATTGATTGAAACCTTACGTGAAGCATTTGTAGGCTTGATGCAAGAGGAAGCTGAACTTTCTAACCAGCTAACTGCCTTGAAAGCGCAACTAGATAAAGAAAATCAGATACGTCAGAAACAAGCGCAAGAGTATCAAACCCTCATCGCTAAAACGGAGAGTTTGAGCCAAGCTTGTCAAGAAGCTCAGGAGCATTATAAGTCACAAAGTAAGCAAGTTAGTGACTTGCTTCAAAGCTACCAAGCCAGTGAGAAAGCTATCAGTCAATTGGAAAGCGACTATCAGGCAGAGCAGGGCCGAATGTTTGAGTTATTAGATCAGAAAAAAGCGAAGGAGGCTCGTAAGGCCAGTCTAGAAGCCATTCAAAAAAGCCATAGTCAGTTTTATGCAGGTGTGCGTGCGGTACTTCAGGCTGCCAAGCAATTGGGTGGTATCTTAGGTGCAGTGAGTGAGCATCTTTCTTTTGATGCTAATTATCAAACAGCTCTTGACATTGCTCTTGGAGCTGGTAGTCAGCATATTATTGTGGCAGATGAAGCTGCTGCTAAAAGAGCTATTGCTTATTTGAGAAAAAACCGTCAAGGACGGGCAACTTTCTTGCCGTTGACCACTATTAAGGCACGTTCCTTATCGGAAAATCACCAACACCAACTAGCCACTTGTGACGGCTATTTAGGCACTGCTGAATCTTTGGTACGTTATGAGAAGAGTCTTGCGGCCATTGTTCAGAACCTTTTAGGTAGCACTGCTATTTTTGAAACCATTGACCAAGCCAATCATGCTGCACGTCTACTTGGTTATAAAGTGAGAATCGTTACCTTGGACGGCACCGAATTACGTCCTGGGGGCTCTTTTTCTGGTGGTGCTAATCGTCAGACTAACACAACCTTTATCAAGCCAGAATTAGAGCAGGTTGATAGGGATTTAGGTCAATTAGCTGAGCAGTTAAAGGCAGCTGAACAAGACGTAGCTGCCTTGCAAAGTAACCTGAGACTCAAAAAAGAAGAGCAAGCTCAATTGAAACAGGCTGGTGAGCAGGCTCGCTTGGCAGAGCAAAAGGCACAAATGGCCTACCAGCAGCTGCAGGAAAAACAAGAAGATTCCCAAGCCTTGTTGGTTGCTCTTGGTCAAAATCAGGCAAATGGTTCTGACCAATCGCTATTAGCTGATCAAATTCGTATTGAAGAAACTTTGGTAGTCATTGCCCAGAAAAAGGCTGATTTGACTCATGACATCAACGATATTAAGGAAAATAAGGACTTGATCAAGCAAAAAACAGATCACCTTAATCAAGCCTTGTCCCAAACCCGTTTGGAGGAAAGGGACTTGCTCAATGAGAAGAAATTTGAACAGGCCAATCAAAATCGTCTAAGCGCTCAATTACAGCAATGCCAGCAAGACATTACCAACCTTGAAGGTTTTTTGACTAGCCATGTGAGCCAAGATAATATTCAACAATTGCCACACTGGCAAGAGCAATTAGAGGAAGCTTTGGCGCGTCAGTCTAAGTCTCAAGAACGGTTAGTACAACTAAGGTTTGAGATGGAGGATTATGAGGCACGGCTTGAAGAATTAGCAGAGCAGATGACCAAAGAAAGTGAGAAAAATGAAGCCTTTATTCGTCGTCAAACTCAGCTAGAAGCTCATTTGGAACAGGTTACTAACCGTCTTCGGACCTATGCGAGAAGTCTGTCAGAAGATTTCCAAATGACTTTAGAAGAAGCTAGGTTAGCTGCTAATACGATTGACCAATTAGCAAGTGCAAGAGAGGAGCTCCAAAGTCTGCAAAAGGCCACTCGAGCTCTGGGACCAATCAACAGTGATGCCATTGCTCAATATGAAGAAGTTTACGAACGTCTAACCTTCCTAAACAGTCAAAAGGCTGATCTTATGAAGGCTAAAAACCTCTTGCTAGAAACAATCAGTAGCATGGATAGTGAAGTGAAGGCTCGTTTCAAAGTAACCTTTGAAGCCATTCGTGAGAGTTTTAAGGAAACCTTTACTCAAATGTTTGGTGGGGGTTCTGCAGATTTAATGCTGACAGAAACAGATCTACTCTTTGCTGGAGTTGAGATTTCTGTGCAACCTCCAGGTAAAAAAATTCAATCCCTGAACTTGATGTCAGGTGGGGAGAAAGCTTTGTCAGCACTGGCGTTATTATTTGCCATTATCCGTGTCAAAACCATTCCTTTTGTCATTCTAGATGAAGTTGAAGCTGCCCTAGATGAAGCGAATGTCAAACGCTTTGGTGATTACCTTAACCGATTTGATAAAGCTAGTCAATTTATTGTCGTGACACATCGTAAGGGAACAATGGCAGCGGCAGATAGCATTTACGGGATTACAATGCAAGAATCTGGGGTATCTAAAATTGTCTCTGTTAAACTGAAAGATTCCCAAGACCTAGCCTACTTGTCCTAA
- a CDS encoding S8 family serine peptidase: protein MNTKQRFSIRKYKIGAVSVLLGTLLFMGGVSSVSADAITSDHSDSSIVQVASSPATTSHIAEGAQESAPVVPMTHALSSRSETDVKLTPMSTPSDVMETPLSSEPLADEVDRLAIGENEATPQNIDSNKIIALPKVWDSGYKGQGTVVAVIDSGLDSQHDVLQLSDLSQAKYQSEEQLNVVKQKAGITYGKWYNNKVIFGYNYVDVNTELKEAESASHGMHVTGIATGNPSQQDTGELIYGVAPEAQVMFMRVFSDLKKGTGPALYVKAIEDAVKLGADSINLSLGSANGSLVNADDRLTAAIEQARQAGVAVVIAAGNDGTFGSGASNPSALYPDYGLVGSPSTAREAISVASYNNTSLVNRIFTIKGLEGDASLNKDLAAYADPQVSDKSFELNKEYDYVYVNKGEDKDYENKVLTGKLALIERGEITFSEKVANAIKHGAAGAIVFNNKAGEANINMTLAETARAIPAIFIQKEFGDALKDKHYKLVFNGLKQKQANPKAGLLSDFSSWGLTTDGELKPDLAAPGGSIYASINDNQYDMMSGTSMASPHVAGAAALVKQYLLKNYPSMPKDEMETTIKYLLMSTARAHLNSETKAYTSPRQQGAGIIDVAAAIQTNLYLTGGEENYGSVTLGNVEDRIQFDVTLHNIGSVAKELTYQTYLNTDQIKNGFVTLAPEQLAVIKGEKIRVEAGQTKTITIDMDVTPFHQRLHQLMPNGYFLEGFVQFTDPVDGGEIVSLPYVGFKGAFQNLAVLEKPIYDIVANQEAGFYFTPDATKAIPESEAYTALMTTSSDKIYSTGETSPITLKVLGTYQSPDGKFTLELDKDGKPHLAISPNNDQNQDSLALKGVFLRTFNNLRAKVYRADDKAFKTPLWTSDAQFGNKNYYSGNPDKPKSSLLFGTEWDGTTTEGLPLEDGRYKYVLSYYSDVPGAKKQETVFDVILDRQSPTLTTATYDEQKRRFKARPAVEHGESGIFREQVFYLKADQEGHYNNILRKEGEDGVLIQDNKVFISQEADGSFLLPAEVTDFSHVYYVVEDYAGNRVSATLADLMSIGNDKGLVSVKIFSPELNSNINLEFSYTVKDEKGNVITKEHHGQDLNTLKLPFGTYTIDLFLYDEERAKLTSAPSVTVVLSEEDSVKEAIFTVDSLTKASYLVDIDKELPKGSSVHLINQSGADINLPRATYSRTDYGKFVPRGDYKLVLTLPIGYEVLENLDELLVSVLDNEVNVTKLTLINKTGLLATLADQSDLILDPVFYNASVDLKMAYLNSLEKAQTLLKSKAQQAVIDQAVTSLIEAWQALNGKATDLTALTNEILEEVSVTASQSFRNASPLNKETYQNQLAAAKALLQKAKVSQEEVEQALAALVTAKEHVLGHQTDYTALRQMVTKAAVLKQTAAKYQMASQSSKEAYNNLLAAAQNLLETQGATQAEVDALLEQIKAAEQALDGKGNLSSQENAHHTEEQGLPEESQEAPPHSMLLGQKDLRESEVAQKRAQRVFALIKEPKTSLDRAAANRGKQLENLPQTGDESPQLLLISLGFVSLLLIVPLGFKRSKN from the coding sequence ATGAACACAAAACAACGTTTTTCTATCCGTAAATACAAAATAGGCGCAGTGTCTGTTTTGTTGGGAACTCTGCTTTTTATGGGCGGAGTATCTAGCGTTTCTGCAGATGCCATCACAAGTGATCACTCAGATTCAAGTATTGTTCAGGTAGCTTCCTCACCAGCTACTACTTCTCACATAGCAGAAGGAGCCCAAGAGTCAGCACCAGTTGTCCCAATGACCCATGCCTTGTCTTCTCGTTCTGAAACAGATGTTAAGCTAACCCCAATGTCGACGCCTAGTGATGTTATGGAAACTCCTCTTTCAAGTGAGCCGTTGGCAGACGAAGTTGACCGCCTAGCTATTGGTGAAAACGAAGCCACTCCCCAAAATATCGACAGTAACAAGATTATTGCTCTCCCTAAGGTGTGGGATAGTGGTTATAAAGGTCAAGGAACAGTCGTTGCTGTAATTGATTCGGGTCTTGATAGTCAGCACGATGTTTTACAATTGTCAGATCTAAGTCAAGCGAAGTATCAGTCAGAAGAGCAACTGAATGTAGTCAAGCAAAAAGCAGGTATCACTTATGGTAAATGGTACAACAACAAGGTGATTTTTGGTTACAATTATGTGGATGTTAATACAGAATTAAAAGAAGCTGAAAGTGCCTCTCATGGCATGCATGTGACAGGAATTGCGACCGGGAATCCTAGTCAGCAAGATACAGGAGAGTTAATTTATGGGGTTGCTCCAGAAGCACAAGTAATGTTTATGCGGGTCTTTTCTGATTTGAAAAAAGGAACTGGTCCAGCCCTTTATGTCAAAGCCATCGAAGATGCCGTCAAGTTAGGTGCAGATAGCATTAACCTTAGCTTAGGAAGTGCGAATGGTTCTCTAGTCAATGCCGATGACCGTTTGACAGCAGCTATTGAACAGGCGAGACAGGCAGGTGTTGCTGTGGTGATTGCTGCTGGAAATGACGGTACTTTTGGCAGTGGTGCTTCCAATCCATCAGCCCTCTATCCTGATTATGGATTAGTGGGTAGCCCATCAACGGCAAGAGAAGCCATTTCAGTAGCGTCTTACAATAATACTAGTCTGGTTAATCGTATTTTTACCATCAAAGGGTTAGAAGGAGATGCTAGTCTTAATAAGGATTTAGCTGCCTATGCTGACCCGCAAGTGAGTGACAAGTCTTTTGAATTAAACAAGGAATATGACTATGTCTATGTTAATAAAGGAGAAGACAAAGATTATGAAAACAAGGTATTAACAGGTAAGCTTGCTCTGATTGAACGTGGGGAGATCACCTTCTCAGAAAAGGTTGCCAATGCCATTAAGCATGGTGCTGCTGGTGCTATTGTGTTTAATAACAAGGCTGGCGAAGCCAACATAAACATGACACTTGCTGAAACCGCCCGTGCTATCCCTGCGATTTTTATTCAAAAAGAATTTGGTGACGCGCTTAAAGATAAACACTATAAGTTAGTCTTTAATGGCTTGAAACAAAAACAGGCCAACCCCAAAGCAGGGTTGCTCTCTGACTTTTCAAGTTGGGGATTGACCACTGATGGGGAGTTGAAACCTGACTTGGCGGCACCAGGAGGTTCTATCTATGCCTCTATCAATGATAATCAATACGATATGATGAGTGGCACCAGTATGGCCTCTCCTCATGTGGCTGGTGCAGCGGCTCTAGTCAAACAATATTTGCTCAAAAACTATCCAAGCATGCCAAAAGATGAGATGGAAACGACTATCAAGTATTTGCTCATGAGCACAGCAAGGGCTCACCTTAACTCCGAAACCAAAGCTTATACTTCACCCCGTCAACAGGGAGCAGGTATTATTGATGTTGCGGCAGCTATTCAAACGAACCTCTACCTTACAGGTGGAGAGGAAAACTATGGCAGTGTGACTTTAGGAAATGTGGAAGATCGTATCCAATTTGATGTTACCCTTCATAATATCGGTTCAGTTGCTAAAGAATTGACCTATCAGACCTACCTCAATACAGACCAAATCAAAAATGGTTTTGTTACCTTAGCCCCAGAACAATTGGCTGTTATCAAGGGCGAAAAAATCCGTGTAGAAGCAGGTCAGACCAAAACCATTACCATTGATATGGATGTCACTCCATTTCATCAACGACTACACCAGCTTATGCCAAATGGCTATTTCCTAGAAGGGTTTGTTCAGTTTACGGACCCTGTTGATGGTGGCGAGATCGTTAGCCTACCCTATGTAGGTTTTAAAGGAGCCTTTCAGAATCTAGCTGTGCTAGAAAAACCAATCTACGATATTGTGGCTAATCAAGAAGCTGGTTTTTACTTTACACCCGATGCAACTAAAGCGATTCCAGAATCAGAAGCTTATACAGCCCTGATGACTACTAGCTCAGATAAGATTTATTCGACAGGTGAGACAAGTCCTATCACATTAAAGGTTTTAGGAACCTATCAATCCCCAGATGGTAAGTTTACTTTGGAATTAGACAAAGATGGCAAGCCACATCTGGCTATTTCCCCAAATAATGACCAAAACCAAGACTCGCTAGCCTTAAAAGGTGTTTTTCTACGGACTTTCAACAATTTGAGAGCTAAGGTTTATCGTGCAGATGATAAAGCGTTCAAAACACCTTTATGGACGAGTGATGCACAATTTGGAAACAAAAATTATTATAGTGGCAATCCTGATAAACCCAAATCAAGTCTCTTGTTTGGCACAGAATGGGACGGAACGACAACAGAGGGGCTACCATTAGAAGATGGTCGCTATAAATATGTGTTAAGCTACTATTCAGATGTTCCAGGTGCTAAAAAGCAAGAAACCGTTTTTGATGTTATTTTGGACAGGCAATCTCCTACTTTAACAACAGCTACTTATGATGAGCAAAAGCGTCGCTTTAAAGCTCGTCCCGCTGTGGAACACGGAGAATCTGGTATCTTTAGAGAGCAAGTTTTCTATCTGAAAGCAGATCAAGAAGGGCATTACAATAATATCCTTCGCAAAGAAGGTGAAGACGGTGTTCTTATCCAAGATAATAAGGTCTTTATTTCGCAAGAAGCTGATGGCAGTTTTCTCTTACCAGCAGAGGTAACTGACTTTAGCCATGTGTATTACGTGGTGGAAGATTATGCAGGTAACCGTGTTTCAGCAACCTTAGCGGACTTGATGAGCATTGGAAATGACAAGGGGCTTGTTAGCGTGAAAATCTTTAGCCCTGAACTCAATAGCAATATTAACTTGGAATTCTCCTACACGGTCAAAGATGAGAAGGGGAATGTCATTACCAAAGAACACCACGGTCAAGACCTCAATACCCTGAAATTACCATTTGGAACCTACACCATTGATTTATTCTTGTACGATGAAGAACGCGCAAAACTAACCAGTGCTCCGAGTGTAACAGTAGTCCTTTCTGAAGAAGACAGTGTTAAAGAAGCCATCTTTACCGTAGATAGTTTGACGAAAGCTTCCTATCTCGTTGATATTGACAAGGAATTGCCAAAAGGCTCATCTGTGCATTTGATTAATCAAAGCGGGGCTGACATTAACTTACCGAGAGCTACATATTCCCGTACAGATTATGGTAAATTTGTGCCAAGGGGTGATTACAAATTAGTCTTAACCTTGCCAATAGGTTACGAGGTGCTAGAAAATCTTGATGAGTTACTAGTCTCAGTTCTTGATAACGAAGTTAATGTTACCAAGTTAACGCTCATCAACAAAACAGGCTTGTTAGCAACTCTAGCAGACCAAAGCGATCTTATTTTAGACCCTGTCTTTTACAATGCTAGTGTTGATTTGAAAATGGCTTACCTCAATAGTTTGGAGAAGGCTCAAACCTTGCTCAAAAGTAAGGCTCAACAAGCAGTCATTGACCAAGCCGTTACGAGTCTAATCGAAGCCTGGCAAGCTCTTAATGGCAAAGCAACCGATTTGACAGCCTTGACCAATGAAATCCTTGAAGAAGTTAGTGTGACAGCTAGTCAATCCTTCAGAAACGCTAGTCCATTGAACAAGGAAACCTATCAAAACCAATTGGCAGCAGCTAAAGCATTACTCCAAAAAGCAAAGGTTAGTCAGGAAGAAGTAGAACAGGCTCTAGCAGCTCTGGTCACTGCCAAAGAGCATGTGTTAGGGCATCAGACAGACTATACTGCCCTCCGTCAAATGGTCACCAAAGCAGCAGTTCTCAAGCAAACTGCAGCCAAGTACCAAATGGCAAGCCAGTCTAGCAAAGAAGCATACAACAACTTGTTAGCAGCTGCTCAAAACCTCTTGGAAACTCAAGGAGCTACTCAGGCAGAAGTGGATGCCCTTCTGGAACAAATTAAGGCAGCAGAACAAGCTTTGGATGGGAAAGGTAATCTCTCATCCCAAGAAAATGCTCATCATACAGAAGAACAAGGCTTACCAGAAGAGTCACAAGAAGCCCCACCTCATTCCATGTTACTGGGACAAAAAGACTTACGAGAAAGCGAGGTTGCTCAGAAGCGTGCCCAAAGGGTCTTCGCCTTGATCAAGGAGCCTAAAACATCACTGGATCGGGCTGCCGCAAATAGGGGCAAGCAGCTAGAAAACTTACCACAAACAGGTGATGAATCTCCTCAATTATTACTGATTAGTTTAGGCTTTGTCAGCTTACTACTGATTGTTCCACTAGGCTTCAAACGGTCTAAGAATTAA